The Toxorhynchites rutilus septentrionalis strain SRP chromosome 3, ASM2978413v1, whole genome shotgun sequence genome includes a region encoding these proteins:
- the LOC129777857 gene encoding uncharacterized protein LOC129777857 isoform X2 — translation MELSTSQKDNRVLIYNGFEYLYAKTLNGIDTWKCRENRQSKCHSRMKTRNNDIIQEPSSHSHDACPQKAEANIAKRRMVEAMAEINATARNVIGETLSKLSTDVIAYLPKQSSLARTLRNHRVMKHLPNPPTADFAIPEKYRDLVLHDSVLDGSNRILILGDRDLMGKLSQDTLFGDGTFDKAPNMFYQLYTVHAKVGNSYPPCVYILLTKKNEQTYLEMFNILKRCCRKRSTISSSNMEPLRYSSQ, via the exons ATGGAGCTTTCGACCAGTCAGAAAGACAACCGAGTTCTCATCTATAACGGTTTTGAGTATCTGTATGCTAAAACATTAAATGGAATAGATACATGGAAGTGCCGTGAAAATCGACAATCGAAGTGCCATTCCCGTATGAAGACAAGAAACAACGACATTATACAAGAGCCAAGTAGTCACAGTCATGATGCCTGTCCTCAAAAAGCTGAAGCAAACATCGCAAAAAGACGAATGGTAGAAGCCATGGCTGAAATAAATGCCACCGCCCGCAATGTTATTGGAGAGACATTGTCAAAACTAAGCACGGATGTAATTGCTTATCTGCCAAAGCAATCTTCCCTTGCTAGAACTCTTCGAAACCACCGAGTAATGAAGCACTTGCCAAATCCACCCACGGCAGATTTTGCAATTCCTGAGAAATACAGGGATCTTGTATTACACGACTCGGTATTAGACGGTTCAAATCGAATTTTAATATTAGGAGATCGAGATTTAATGGGCAAATTAAGTCAAGACACACTATTCGGCGACGGAACATTTGACAAAGCACCAAATATGTTTTACCAACTCTATACAGTCCATGCCAAAGTAGGAAATTCGTATCCACCATGTGTGTATATACTGCTGACGAAGAAAAATGAACAAACGTACTTGGAGatgtttaatattttaaaaag GTGCTGCCGGAAGAGGTCCACTATTTCATCCTCGAACATGGAACCACTACGATACAGCTCTCAATGA
- the LOC129777857 gene encoding uncharacterized protein LOC129777857 isoform X1, translating into MELSTSQKDNRVLIYNGFEYLYAKTLNGIDTWKCRENRQSKCHSRMKTRNNDIIQEPSSHSHDACPQKAEANIAKRRMVEAMAEINATARNVIGETLSKLSTDVIAYLPKQSSLARTLRNHRVMKHLPNPPTADFAIPEKYRDLVLHDSVLDGSNRILILGDRDLMGKLSQDTLFGDGTFDKAPNMFYQLYTVHAKVGNSYPPCVYILLTKKNEQTYLEMFNILKSHPSVWTLFDGLRRDLACHKLTLVNSETNQLEPTKRKYRKLYAIVASSVEKYHGTKDKLSYLRKIANIQ; encoded by the exons ATGGAGCTTTCGACCAGTCAGAAAGACAACCGAGTTCTCATCTATAACGGTTTTGAGTATCTGTATGCTAAAACATTAAATGGAATAGATACATGGAAGTGCCGTGAAAATCGACAATCGAAGTGCCATTCCCGTATGAAGACAAGAAACAACGACATTATACAAGAGCCAAGTAGTCACAGTCATGATGCCTGTCCTCAAAAAGCTGAAGCAAACATCGCAAAAAGACGAATGGTAGAAGCCATGGCTGAAATAAATGCCACCGCCCGCAATGTTATTGGAGAGACATTGTCAAAACTAAGCACGGATGTAATTGCTTATCTGCCAAAGCAATCTTCCCTTGCTAGAACTCTTCGAAACCACCGAGTAATGAAGCACTTGCCAAATCCACCCACGGCAGATTTTGCAATTCCTGAGAAATACAGGGATCTTGTATTACACGACTCGGTATTAGACGGTTCAAATCGAATTTTAATATTAGGAGATCGAGATTTAATGGGCAAATTAAGTCAAGACACACTATTCGGCGACGGAACATTTGACAAAGCACCAAATATGTTTTACCAACTCTATACAGTCCATGCCAAAGTAGGAAATTCGTATCCACCATGTGTGTATATACTGCTGACGAAGAAAAATGAACAAACGTACTTGGAGatgtttaatattttaaaaag TCACCCAAGTGTGTGGACCCTTTTCGATGGATTGAGACGAGATTTAGCTTGTCACAAGCTTACATTAGTGAACTCTGAAACTAACCAACTGGAGCCTACTAAAAGGAAATACAGGAAACTTTACGCGATTGTAGCCAGTTCAGTAGAAAAATATCATGGAACAAAGGACAAGTTATCTTATTTAAGGAAAATAGCTAATATACAATAA